The Arvicola amphibius chromosome 4, mArvAmp1.2, whole genome shotgun sequence genome includes the window CCACTTCTGGGATCTTCTGTCCGAGGGCTCCCTGTGGATCCCGACTCACCGTCGGGACCTTGTCTGGCCCAGCTCCCTGTAAAGGCTGTGGGGCAATCAACCGACGGCTTGATTggaaaagatgggggggggggaggtcggTCTGCGGGGCCGACCAGGCCATCTGGTAGTTGGAGTGCTTTCAGTCTTTTAAAAACCGATTTGGgttctcctgccttagtttccttTCTACATAATTGGAGCTTGGAATGAGTTCCCAGGCCCAATTCTGGTTCTGACTTGGGGCACACAATGCAGCCCAGACCCTTGTCCATAGTCCCCAGAGGCATTGGAACCTGGACTGGAATCCCAGCCAGGCGGTGCCGCtatccagaaggaaaaaaaaaaaaaaaaaaaaaaaaaaaaaaaaaaaaaaaaaaaaaaaaaaaaaagaggcgtGGGTAAGCGGGTGGCTTGGTCGGGGTGTCTAGGTCTATAAGAAAACGATCAGAGATGCGAAGAAGTCGCTGCCCACCTCTGGGGCCCCTCCCCCGAAGTCCGGAGAGCGAGGAATAGGCTAGGCAGAGTTCATGTGTAACGAagcccaacacacacagacatacaaaggGACACACGGACACGCCAGAGCGCAATCCTCAACTCTAAGGGAAGGAGCTCCCGCCGGGGCCCCTTTCGAGCCAGCTTCTGGGCAACCACCTGCCTGGAACTAGGGCTTGCTTGATGGAAGGAAGGGTTCGATCCGCAGATGCGAGAAGGCACAAGTACTGACGAGCGCACGGGGTGTGCTCTTCTTCTGGGGGGGCAGGTGGCATTGCTAGGTCCGCGAACCCCAGGAATTGGGGATAGGGGAATGGCAGAAGGCGGGGATACAGGGCGTGGGAGTTCCTAGACCCAGGGTGTTCCGTGGCTTTCAGCCCCAAACGGACGTCTATGAACCGTGGAGCGGCCCTCGCTACCCCTTTTCTGAACCTCGGCGAGCTGCATGCTGCACACCGACGTTGACgacttgggggaaaaaagggcTGCAAGCGCGCAGAACCTGAAACCTGGCGCAGCATTTCAGTGCGACCCAGCGGTTTGAGCTTGTCTTGTAGCCTTTCTTCTCTTCCGAGCCCCGTCGGAGATTCGGGGCACCGAGTAGGAGCCTCCCTACTCTAATCCAGGTCCACGGTTGATCTCCCATTGCCGTGTTCTGGGAGCCTTCGGGGAAGTGGCGCGGGGCCCCCGGCGGGGGCGTGCCGTACGGAGGCGGGTGGGATGGGGGCGGCGGCGGATCCGGGAGGGATGAGAGAGGGAGGGCTGAAAGTAGTTCCAGCCGCACTCCCGTGCGACCCCCGCGGCGCCGCGGGGCCCGTCCGCACACAATTAAAGCGGGATTCCTCCCCCGCTGACGTCGGCGGCGCCGAGGCCCCTCCCGCGGCTGCATAAAAGGCGCGGGCTCCGCAGCGCAGGCGGCAGTGGGGGCCGAGGAGCGCGGCTGAGAAGACCGTACTGCTGAGAAGCGCTGTGCCCGGAGCGCGGGCCGCCTGCCGAGCGACTGCCCCAGCCAGCCCGAACCCGGTCCCAGCCCGAGCCCCACCGGAGCCGAGCGGACTCGGTGCTCCAGGTGTCCGCAGCCATGCTGGTCGGCCGCGCCGCGCGCACCTGTGCGCTGCtcgccctctgcctcctgggcagTTGGGCCCAGGATTTCGGGCCGACCCGCTTTATCTGCACATCGGTGCCGGTGGACGCCGACATGTGTGCCGCGTCCGTGGCCGCGGGCGGCGCGGAGGAGCTTCGGAGCAACGTGCTGCAGCTCGTGAGACCGTGCTGCAGCAGAAGGAGACCATCCTCAGCCAGAAGGAGACCATCAGGGAGCTGACCACCAAGCTTGGCCGCTGCGAGAGCCAGAGCACCCTGGACGCAGGTCCTGGCGAGGCCAGGTCGGGAGGCGGCCGCAAGCAGCCTGGCTCGGGCAAGAAACACGATGGGCGACCTGTCCCGGACGCCGGCCGCGGAGACTCTCAGCCAACTCGGGCAAACTTTGCAATCTCTCAAAACCCGACTGAGAGAACCTCGATGTCCGCGTGAGCTGCGGTCCCCCCCTCCCTTCCGCGTTGTGCGCCCTTCTGCCCTCGCCCACCCCCATCCCGACACGATCCTCCCCGCGCCCACCCCCCCTTCCTTGCCTCTTCGGCGCGCTGATGCCGGACCGTCGCTTTTCGGACCCTGCGGGGCGCCGAGGGCGGCACTCTCGCCGGAGCTCCCCCGCCAGGCCGCCCCCGCAATCGCCCCAGGGACCGCGCCGCGGGCTTTCGCTCACGGTCCGGGCTGCCCGCCTAACGGTGTGTTGTGGTTTTCCCCTGCCCTTGTGCCCCCGCAGCAGTACAGCCGCCTCAATTCTTCCAGCCAGGACCAACAGCCTCAAGGATCTGCCTGCAGAGTAAGATCGATGACCTGGAGCGGCAGGTGCTGTCTCGGGTGAACACTCTGGAGGAGGGCAAAGGGGGCCCCAAGAACGACACAGAGGAGAGGGTCAAGATCGAGAGCGCCTTCGACCTCCCTGCATCAGCGGATCAGCGAGCTGGAGAAAGGTAAGGGCTCAGGGGGACATGCTGCATGCTCTCGGCTCCCTCTAGAGACATGGCCTAGGGTCCCGCTCCCTGCCCTGGCCTCTGGTCCCGGACCCACACTGTAAGCCCTCCCCAGTCAGAGCTTCCCGCGTAGTGCCCTGGAGAAGCAGCGGAGCTTAAGAACGGATTGCACAGTGCAGTCAGGACActcacaggatttttttttttttcaagtctgaTTTGTTTAATCTTCAGTAACTTTGCACAGTAGCTGTGTCTGGCCCAAGCTTTCTTTAGTGTTCTGAAAGCCTTGCTTCAGCTGGAATGTGTCACCGGCAAAGACTGGACACCTGCCCTCTTCGGCCATTGAGTGTCTTTCCTCCCAGTTGCCCAGTGCCCCTGGTGTCCTGGTCCAGGTCCCTCTCTCCACCTTGAGCCCCCTCTTTGGATTTCCTTTTTCCAGTGACCCATCTTTCATGCCGCTGAGTTTGCCCTGGTCGTGAACTCAGACCGCCCCTAGCATCTGCCTGGGTGTACTGATTAGTTGTGCCCTGGAGTCGCAGAAATCAAACAAGGTtgtaaaagggggagggggacacacAGCTCAGAGCAGGGCCACGTGACCCTGCCCGGACTGCAAAATGTGCCGGCTGGATTTAAACAGTGCCATCTTAAGGCGTGTTATGTAACTGAAAAAAACATCAAGGAAAAGAGACCTaagaagggaggggtgggagattcaggaaaagaaaacactcctGAAAGAGGCCAGTACTCCTTCCCCCCAAACTACAAGCCTGAATTGGGAGGGATCTGCAGTCAGGACTGACCCTGCTCGCTGCTCTCTGGCTTGGGGGTGTTATTGTTCTAGCCCTGGACCCTCTGCTTCTAGAAGTCACTCTTAATTGGGTACCAGATTCTTCCTGGGCTCTGGGGCAGGGGTAAAGCCAGGAGCTGGCAGGGCAGGTGCATCCCTTGACTCTAAAAGGGTGAGTACCCACTGCTCAACCGGACCTGTTTTCCTGGGAGGCGAGTCACAGCAGGCCCAGGTCAGCCACAGGAGGTGTAGAGGTGGGGGTGAGAGTTAAGACATTTCCAGAGGATGCTGGTTAGCAGTCAAAAACTGGATGGGGGAACCAGGCATGGGGCCTGAGTTTCCAGGAAGCTGATCAGACACCTGCCAAAGCATCACTCCGGGGTCTCTGATCCACAGGAGGGTGATTCCCTGCTGTCCTGCCTCCAGTGGACTCCAGGCAGCAtcctgtgtgtggaggggtggggggagctggtGGAGATCTGCCAGCTTGGTCTGAGGGAGTGTGCAGTGAGTGCCTGGATTGTAGCATGTCCTGGCTTCAGAGAAGGGGCAGGCAGGAGGAATCGGCTGTCTTTGGTGGAGACtgaaaatcccaacacaatcAAGAGGTCCTAACCACTGCCCCTGTCTAATCAGGTCGGCACCAAGGGGATGCTCAGCAGGGAGCTAGCCTggttccttccctcccctgcagCCAACACCTTCTCAGTCTTTCAGCCAGTGTGCCCTGAAGCAGGCCCAGTTCCTTCTCCATGCCCACTCTGCAGTCCGAGGCAAGTTCGTAGCCTATCCTGTGCTCTTCCCCTACCTTTGCCTCCACAGAGATGGTACCATGTGGCAAACAAGAGGCTGGCCGGGCCCAGAGTGCAGAGACCTTGGGTCAGCTCTTTTGCCAGCGGCCCGTTCTGCATCACGGGACTTGATGGGGGACCAAACACAACTCGTACCATAAGCACTTGGTCAAGATGGCAGGACTCATCTTGTCCTCCCTAGGTCAGAAAGACAATCGCCCCGGAGACAAATTCCAGCTGACATTCCCGCTGCGGACCAACTACATGTACGCCAAGGTGAAGAAGAGCCTGCCGGAGATGTACGCCTTCACCGTGTGCATGTGGCTCAAGTCCAGCGCAGCTCCTGGAGTGGGCACGCCCTTCTCTTACGCTGTGCCTGGGCAGGCCAACGAGCTGGTCCTCATCGAGTGGGGCAACAACCCCATGGAGATTCTCATTAATGACAAGGTAATGCCACCATCCTTCAGGACCAGGGCAACAGGGTAAGGCCCACCCAGGGCCCTGGGATGTCATCAGAGCTGTGTGCCCACACCTCACCAGAGTTAGGGGACAGCAGGCCTTCTAGATCCTGGGGTGTGGAGTGCTTATCAAGGCTGTGGCTCTGAGAAAAATGTCTGCCCAGCAAGGACGACCGGGAGGAGGAGGCTGAAGCCAATCGGAAATGGGAGGTACATCTTCACCTGCTTGCCACTGGGAAAACAAGGAGAGCTGGAACATTCCAGAAAGAGGACTtaactggaggaggggaggaaagaaggggtggTAGAGGACAGCCCTGGGAATGTTCTAGTCCGTCCTGTTGATATTCCGGCTCCTCCTCCGCTGGCTGGGCGACTGGCTGAGGTTTTCCATATTTGGTGACTAGGTACTCTGGAGGGTAAGCCGCCTAGAGTCTCTTGCTTTGTCTAATCTGTCTCACTTTGGCCCTGCTCTTGGGAAGAGGCTAGCCCCCTCCCTCCAGGAGAGGGCAGTTTTCTCTCCAGAGAGCTGAGCTCCACCCTGCCCCCTCTGGGTTAGTGGAGTTAGCTACCTGCTTTTACCCCTCTCCTCTCTACTCAGCACCAGTAGAGAGAATGCACTCAGACCTGGCTGGGAACAGGATCAAAGACCCTAGAATGCACTGCACGTCCTTGGCCTTTGTGGGATGGGACTTGTCATGCACTATCCCCCTGTCTGGGGTGGATAAGGGTGTGAAAGCTGCTTCAGACTAGTCTGAGCTGTTCTTACAGCCTCTTTCAGGTTCTCTGCAGGGGCTGATGGCAGGCAGTGTAGACCAGAGGACCTAGTAATTGGGAGTGGAATGCTGAGAAAGAGACCCAGTGGGGAGGCCGTAGTAGTGAACTTAGCTACCAGGGACACACGCTGTTAGTGGCTTGTTTTCAGGCTAGCTAagagggggcaggggaggagtGAGGTGGTGTGTGTCCAGATGGGTCTCAAGGGTTCCTTGGTTACCCTGTTGGTTTCTGATGGGATTCCATTGCCCGTCCATCCATGGGTGGGGTTGGCAGATGCTAAGGACATCTGCAGGGGTGGTGCTGCTGTAAGAGCTCCCTAATAGCCCAACGAGAATTGTAAAGTGGGTTGAGGAGTATCGCAACGGAAGTTGTGAGCATCCTCGGCTCTGGGTAGCACTTGGCTGTGGCCACCATAATGCATGTCATCCTCTTCCCTAGGTGGCCAAGCTGCCCTTTGTAATCAATGACGGCAAGTGGCACCACATCTGCGTCACCTGGACCACCCGGGATGGGGTCTGGGAGGCCTATCAGGATGGTACCCAGGGTGGCAATGGAGAGAACCTGGCTCCCTATCACCCCATCAAACCACAGGGCGTGCTGGTCCTGGGCCAGGAGCAGGTACTAgcctgggtgggggagggagtgtgCACTCTGGGAGGGCTTGAGGAAGCTCCGTGGGAGTGGGCCCAGGTCCCAGCGCTCTTGGAGACTGCAGCAGCAGGCCTCTTTGGCATGGGAAGCCCAGTTCCACTTTTAGCGATGAATAATTTAGCTCCTGTGAAGTGGTTCATCTCCCACTGGGCACCGGCACCTGGGACGGAGATGAAGGGACAGGAAGTCAAGTCTTTCATTCCTATTGGGACATCTTTCAGTAGATAGGGTGTTTGAGAGGATCGCtgactgtccccctcccccacattcaCAGTCAGAGGACTGACTGTACAAAGGGGTATCTCTCAAGGCTTGCAGGGGGTGCAACCTATATCCAGAGTGGGCTAGCACCTGTCCTTTCCCAGGACTCCTCTCAGGGAGGGACAGGTACAGTGTCTTGAAGATCCAGATGCAGGAGCGCAAACAGTACTAAGTgcatggggtggagggaggagaccCTGATGGGGAGGGAGGTGTGGATACCTGGGTTCATTCCTAGCAGTGGGCTGCCCAGTTAGACTCCTGGGTCACCCAGCTAaccccttcttctctcccattccccaCTCTTCTCCAAAGGACACTCTAGGCGGAGGGTTTGACGCCACCCAAGCGTTTGTGGGTGAGCTGGCCCATTTCAACATCTGGGACCGCAAGCTGACCCCAGGG containing:
- the Nptx1 gene encoding LOW QUALITY PROTEIN: neuronal pentraxin-1 (The sequence of the model RefSeq protein was modified relative to this genomic sequence to represent the inferred CDS: inserted 3 bases in 2 codons; deleted 5 bases in 5 codons), whose amino-acid sequence is MLVGRAARTCALLALCLLGSWAQDFGPTRFICTSVPVDADMCAASVAAGGAEELRSNVLQXRETVLQQKETILSQKETIRELTTKLGRCESQSTLDAGPGEARSGGGRKQPGSGKNTMGDLSRTPAAETLSQLGQTLQSLKTRLENLDQYSRLNSSSQTNSLKDLLQSKIDDLERQVLSRVNTLEEGKGGPKNDTEERVKIESAFTSLHQRISELEKGQKDNRPGDKFQLTFPLRTNYMYAKVKKSLPEMYAFTVCMWLKSSAAPGVGTPFSYAVPGQANELVLIEWGNNPMEILINDKVAKLPFVINDGKWHHICVTWTTRDGVWEAYQDGTQGGNGENLAPYHPIKPQGVLVLGQEQDTLGGGFDATQAFVGELAHFNIWDRKLTPGEVYXLATCSSKALSGNVIAWTESQIEIFGGATKWTFEACRQIN